One Eurosta solidaginis isolate ZX-2024a chromosome 1, ASM4086904v1, whole genome shotgun sequence genomic window, TCAGGTGTCACATCTCCCAGCAATGACCTAGTAAGCTAACAATAAGTGGAAGCGGGTGCATTCCTTTATAGTTTCTAAGACAATGTGGCCATCTTACCACTAAAAACGAGGCATGAGCAGCAAGTGTTCAGGAAGTTTGTTATGTAAATAAACCGTTGAGCGTCTGTTTAATGTGTTTAAGTTAACTGCGGCCAGTCAGGGATTGaaattaaaccacaacagaggtaacatTACCAAACACACACAAGTAAAATCGGGCTTTTTGAGGAAAGTTTCGTTCGTAACAACTGACATCGACAAGTTATTGTTCacctatcggcttattatcgatagcgaactTATTGTCATCGAGATATCGCCTTGTGGTCGTCgattcatcggcttcttattggatttttatcggattgttatccacgggttacagatgtgtcatcgattttataataAAGGTAACAACCagttttcataacaaaccgatgagtggttgatagcaaatcgataacacacctataatTTTTCCAAACTTTTCGATAGCGAATTGGTAACACTTTAAGAAAAGTCagtaatttttcgattaaaaatcgacCAATTTTTCATAACatgtcgatacatttttgataaaaaatttatacttttttgataactaatcgataacttttcgataacatatcgatgacttttcgattaataataaatcgataacaaaccgacaacttGTCGATTAAAATTCGGTTAAACATTTATAACCGCTGTTACcgataacaaatttgtaacaAATCGTAAACTCATCTGTGTTTTTGGATTTTCCTTGTGCTATCATTTTGCTCCTTACTGTTTTTGTTTATGATTGTAAGCATGAATATGCACTGGCGCTTTCTCTTACTTACACACATCCTCGAGTGCAAGTGTAAGCCATCAGTGCTAATACACAAAAGAGTTTTGTGCAAAAGAGAATTTAATGAAAACGGTGGGATGGCGGAGAAACAAAAACGAAATCGACATATCGGTTGGAAGCTAAATAAGCGGCTGTTCAAAAAATCAATAAACTGGCCACGCACGCAAAATAAAGCTGATTATGGACTAATATAGCTATTCCATAGATGTTGTTGCTGCTgatgtgattgttgttgttgttgttcgtgTTCGTGTTGTTTTTGATGATGAGATGGCGATTGTTGCGAATCTTGTAGGAAATGCTGGAGTTCGTGATGATGTTGACCATAGTGCTGTTGATGATAACCATGGGTGATAGCCAAAGCTGATGTCTCGTTCATATCAATGCCAGTCGCATAAAAGCAATTACCGCCATTGCTGCTAACGCCTACTATtgtattgctattgttgttgtcatTATTTGTATTGCTACCTCTGCTATTGCTGCTGTTGTTATTTGTGCTGCAGCCATATTTGCTTGTACTTGTCATACCCGCATTTCTTGTTATTGATGTTGTTGCTTTTTTAGACGATGTGGGCTCTAATGGATGCAATTCTAAAACatcatgctgttgttgttgctgctgctgttgctgcaaATGTGATTTGTATAGGTCATGAAATGAGGCAGTGGATTTCATAGAATTACGGTTTGATCCCCGTTCCCCCACATCACCACCACCATCAGCGCCTCCTGAGTTATTCGCAACATCTGCTTTAGCTGTTATGCATGAATTGTTGTCTGAtatggatgttgttgttgttgatgtgacTGCTGGTGGCGCTTTCGTTATTGTTGAGCACAAAATGCTTGTTGCGGGCGCACTAAGAGTGCCTGTATGTGGTGGCGGATCAGGCAATTTAGTTACGATAGCCTGTGTTAGTGGTACCATTTGATCCATGAGGTATTGGTCAATCTCCTTAGGGTCAATAGCGCTATTGCTTAGCGTTGTTGGCGCTAAATAACTATGCCCCGCTGCGTATTTTCCCATAGAGCAAGGGGAGTGAGCTTTATTGTTACTGATACCTGCATTCACAGAAGACCCAATCTCCACTGTTGCAGCCTCCGCACTCGATTCCAAGTAATTTAAAACGCCAATGGAGTGTGGTGAACTGCAAGCTTCCGAATTGTAGGCAGGATATTGATTTGCGCTATAATTGGCATAGTTTTCGCTCACAACGCCATCTATACCATAAATGCGTCCCATATTTAATGAGCCCTGGGCGCCAGCGCTATGTTGATAGTGTGAGTCTATATCATTTGCATTCAAAAATTCACCACCTGCACCACGTGAGAACTCTAACAACCCCACGTTGTAGGGGCTCTCATCCAATGAAATATACTCGCGTACGCCATCCGTCATCATACCATAACCGGCAACGGCATCAACAGCGCCCATCGTTATCGATTCACTTAGCGGTCGCAATAAATGTGTCGATATTGCTGCTGT contains:
- the Sox100B gene encoding uncharacterized protein Sox100B, which produces MDTDNSSSDSKPSGRSKPVETLVLANYVAKAEQKRNGVGGVRKEDERITTAVMKVLEGYDWNLVQATAKVPSDRKKDHIKRPMNAFMVWAQAARRVMSKQYPHLQNSELSKSLGKLWKNLKDSDKKPFMEFAEKLRLTHKQEHPDYKYQPRRKKARALAVSGVQCDEVMAAGTDGTATTKLSNTTTTALQLTTNFLTSAAYQTKNCNGRKGMGNSSGGTTTTTNRTSARSTKLTEQQQCNSSNKMNTLNGYNANGSFPSNSATNGTITCTADMLNSEAFINSLNSACAASLQNAANGGLMPELVGLDFVGQQHSQQQQRYDYARPIDSPCSTASSLQSTGASNSADGQPLTPPATPYTLSASGSLLSMNGKRTPTTATAAISTHLLRPLSESITMGAVDAVAGYGMMTDGVREYISLDESPYNVGLLEFSRGAGGEFLNANDIDSHYQHSAGAQGSLNMGRIYGIDGVVSENYANYSANQYPAYNSEACSSPHSIGVLNYLESSAEAATVEIGSSVNAGISNNKAHSPCSMGKYAAGHSYLAPTTLSNSAIDPKEIDQYLMDQMVPLTQAIVTKLPDPPPHTGTLSAPATSILCSTITKAPPAVTSTTTTSISDNNSCITAKADVANNSGGADGGGDVGERGSNRNSMKSTASFHDLYKSHLQQQQQQQQQHDVLELHPLEPTSSKKATTSITRNAGMTSTSKYGCSTNNNSSNSRGSNTNNDNNNSNTIVGVSSNGGNCFYATGIDMNETSALAITHGYHQQHYGQHHHELQHFLQDSQQSPSHHQKQHEHEQQQQQSHQQQQHLWNSYISP